The sequence below is a genomic window from Lycium ferocissimum isolate CSIRO_LF1 chromosome 9, AGI_CSIRO_Lferr_CH_V1, whole genome shotgun sequence.
TCTAGTTGTGATTGATTTAGTTCCTTTCCACTTCAGTTCACTTGTTGGTTTGAAACAAATATCACCAGTTGCATCAGCAAATCTTATTATCTTTCTTGGTCCAGTAGATACAATTCTCTGACTTGGCAGCCCAGGCTACAAAAGAAGatttaataagttgaatttattATAAGAGAACAGTATATATAATGTAATATATCAATACTTACATTAAAAGTTGTGACCCCATTCTCGGCTTGAAACACACCCATGCCCATCACTCTTGGCCTTTTATATGGGGTTGTTCTTGCCACAACTTTTCCCTTTCCTCTATTTGCAGTAGCTGAACTAGGTGCATCAGATGAACTAGAACCAGCAGATGTTTGAGAACATGTAAACCAACTTTCAAGTGGATGATTAACATCCCTTCCTACACCCCTCTTGCACCTCTAGTTCTTTTTGAACAACCAGCTGCTCATGAAGGCATTTGAGGTGCCACACTTGGTGTTGTGTTAGGAGCAGAACGTGAAAACCAGTTGCCAAGATCATGATGTGTTGTAGTTGGTGGAATTTCAGCACCAACGGATGGAATTCCAGCTGTTTTCTTAGGTCTGCCTATCCCTCTCGTTGTAGCAGGCTCAGCttcagttttttatttctaAGATTCAAAAAACATAACTTATGTTAATGATACTAAATGAcaaacaaaaaattaacaaagtaGAAAATTACCTTTGGTCTACCTATCCCTCTCTTTGCAGCAGGCTCAGCTTTAGTTGTTGGTTTCTAAGattcaaaaaatataacttaTGTTAATGATACTAAATGTCacacaaaaaattaacaaagtaGAAAATTACTTTTGGTCTGCCCCTTCCTCTTGCTAAACCTGATGGATTTGAAGCAGTTTTAGGTTGATCATGTGCAGTGCTTGTTGATGAACCAGTGTTAGGTTGAACATTTATTCCATCACTCCTTTTCAAAGGGCAACCTCTTTTGTTGTGACCCTTAACATGACAGACACTACATGTCATTGTTATACCAATTTTAGGCAATTTACCACACTTCTTGGTTTCAGTTGCCTCTTTTGTTCTATTCTTTTTGCCTCTTTTGTTCTATTCTTTTTGGGCCTGCCTGGCATTTACTTAACCACTGGTGGTGCAACAGCAGGATGTGTAGACTCAGGCCACATTGGCAAATTATTTACAGGTTCAATAAAGCGAGAATATGTCATCAAGTACCTCTCCTTTTTGTAGTAGTTATCAACAAATTCATTTGGGTCATACTGCTTATAAAGCATTGCAGATATGGCATGAGGACAAGGTATCCCCTTCAGCATCCATGATCTACAACCACAAACCCTCTTTCTTAAATACACACTATATTGTTTGTTTCCATCCATCACTTCATAACCTGTTAGCCCATTAAATTTAATGGAACAGTCCATTGACTTGTCAATGTTATCCTCCAATATCTTCATTCCCATTGGAGAGATGTTGCCTATCCAAGATTTTGCAAATTCACTTAGCCTAGTTAATCTAGTCATCATATTTACTCTAATCTCCTCAAGCATGGTAATAATAGTTTTGTGTCTTGCTGCCAAAATCCAAGTATTGAAACTTTCACACATGTTATTGTCCACTGAATCACACTTGACTTTAGTGTTAAAAAAACACCTTGCACCAAAACTCTTGATCATAGTAGAGCAGATCATCCACTATTTCCTCACCAAGCTTGGACAACAATTTCAGGTTTGCCCTATATTCTGCTTCATATGTGCTTCTAGCACACATCTAAAATAGTTGCTTCCTTTGAAGCCCTCTCCATTCCTTTGACCAATTTGCATAAATGTGCCTAGCACACCTCCT
It includes:
- the LOC132032061 gene encoding uncharacterized protein LOC132032061; protein product: MTCSVCHVKGHNKRGCPLKRSDGINVQPNTGSSTSTAHDQPKTASNPSGLARGRGRPKKPTTKAEPAAKRGIGRPKRCKRGVGRDVNHPLESWFTCSQTSAGSSSSDAPSSATANRGKGKVVARTTPYKRPRVMGMGVFQAENGVTTFNPGLPSQRIVSTGPRKIIRFADATGDICFKPTSELKWKGTKSITTRRLQEVRDQARATGSNNASQSTTPSLPRDPWNL